In Streptomyces sp. ML-6, the genomic stretch GCCGGTCCCGGGCATGGAGGACTTCCAGGGCAACGCGGGCGCGACCCAGCTGACCATGCACGTGGAGAACGCCTTCCACCCCCTGCGCCCCGACCTCGTCGGCCTGATGTGCCTGCGCAACGACCACGACAACGTCGCCGGCCTGCGGATCGCCTCCATCCGCAACGCCCTGCCGCTGCTCTCCGAGGAGACCCGCCGGGTGCTCCACGAGCCGCGCTTCGTCACCGCGCCCCCCGCCTCGTTCGGCGGCCTCCAGTCGCTGCCCGAGCCGCACGGAATCCTCAGCGGCGACCCGGAGGACCCCGACGTGAAGGTCGACTTCACCAGCACCGAGGCGCTGGACCCGGAGGCGGAGCGGGCGATGGCGGAGCTCGGCGAGGTGTTCGTCGAGGTGCGCAAGACCCTCATCCTGGAGCCCGGGGACCTCGCCTACGTCGACAACCGGCTGGCCCTGCACGGCCGTACCGCGTTCCGCCCCCGCTACGACGGCCGCGACCGCTGGCTCCAGCGCGCCTTCGTCCAGCTCGACCTGCGCCGCTCCCGGCCGCGCCGGGCGGGCGACGGGCACGTGCAGTCCAGCGCCGCCTGAGAGCCCCCGAAACGGCCGCCGGGAGCCCGCCGGGCCGCCCCGACCGGTTGCCCGGCAGGCTCCGGCCCCCGCCGGGCGGTCTCCGGCCCCCCGGCCTGCCGGGAGGTGCCGGTTTTCCAGGGCATTGCAACAAGGTGCACCGGATCTGCCCAAGTGCCATGGGATGCGCCAGTGTTGGCGCCGCCGGAGTTTTGGCAAGACATCACATCCGAACGAGGAGAACCAAGTGAGCACTGTCGTCGCCGAGCGCCAGGAAAAGATCAAGGACATCGTCTGCGACATCCTGGAGATCGAGCCCGAGGACGTCACGGAGACCAGCCTCTTCAAGGAGGACCACGACGCCGACTCGCTGCGCGCCATCGAGATCCTCGCGTCGCTGGAGAAGGAGTTCCACATCGAGATCGACCAGGCCGAGCTGGGCCGGATGGTCAACCTCAAGAGCGTCTACCAGGTCGTCTCCGACATAGCCGGCTGGTAATCCGAACCACCACACGACGGACCATCGAGACGGGTTGGGGAGATTTCATGACGTCGTTCTCCACGGACGAGCCGGACAGTGCGCAGAGAGTGGTCCTGAGCGGGTTCGGGGTGTTCTCCAGCATCGGTATCGGCGCGGACGCATTCGCCGAGGGGCTGCGGGCCGGGCGCAGTGGCGCCAAGCCCATCACCAGCTTCGACACCACCGGCTTCGCCTACGCCAACGGCTGCGAGGTCAGCGACTTCGACCCCGGCCGGTGGATCCGTAACCAGGAGCTCGAGCAGCTGGGCCGTGCCGCCCGGTTCTCGGTGGCCGCCGCCAGGATGGCCACCGAGGACGCCGGCCTGGCACCCGAGGAACTGCGCACCAGGCGCGGACTCATCTCGATCGGCACCACCGACGGGGAGTCCCGCGACCTCGACGGCCTGGTGGAGACCGAGATCCGCACCGGACCCCAGGACATGGACCCCACGGTCGCCCGGCGGGTCAGGGCCGGCCGGCTCTCCACGGCCATCGCCCACGAACTCGGCCTGACCGACGTGGAGGCCGTCACCATCCCCACCGCCTGCGCGGCGGGCAACTACGCCATCGGCTACGGCTACGACGCGGTGCGCGCCGGCGAGGTGGACTTCGCCCTGTGCGGCGGCGCCGACGCCCTGTGCCGCAAGACGTTCGCCGGCTTCTACCGGCTGGGCACCATCGCCCCCGAGCGCTGCCAGCCCTTCGACGCCGACCGCAAGGGCATCCTCACCGGTGAGGGCGCGGGCGTCCTGGTGCTGGAGAGCCTGGCCTCCGCACGGGCCCGCGGCGCCCGCATCTACGCCGAGGTCCTCGGCTACGGACTCAACTGCGACGCCCACCACCAGGTGGCGCCCAACGGGGCGAGCGTCGGCCGGGCCATGCGGCTCGCCCTCGACAACGCCGGCGTCAAGCCGGAGGAGGTCGACCTCATCTCGGCGCACGGCACCGGGACGAAGGCCAACGACGTCACCGAGGCCCAGGCCATCCGCGAGGTGTTCGGCGAGGCGCCCCGCACCGTCTCGATCAAGTCGATGATCGGGCACACCATGGGCGCCGCCAGCGCCCTGTCCGCGATCGCCTGCTCCCTGGCGATCGTCCACGGTTTCATTCCCCCGACCATCAACCACGTGCGCACCGACCCCGAGTGCGACGTGGACTGCGTACCCAACGAGGCGGTCGAGGCCGACCTCCGTGTCGTGCTCAACAACGGCTTGGCGTTCGGCGGGAACAACGCCGTCGTCGCCCTCGGGAAATACGAGGAGCAGGTGCGATGAGCTGGCTGGTCGGTGGAGTGGGCGCGGTCGCCGGAGTCGGCCGCGACCCCCGGGAACTCTTCGACGGTCTCTGCGCGGGCCGCAGCGCCCACGCCGAGCTGCGCGGCTTCGACCGTTCGCGGTACGCCGCCCGGTACGCGTACGAGATCGACGACCGGCCGGTGCCGGGCGCCGACGTGCCCGGCCGGGCCACCAAGTGGCTGCTGGAGGCGGTCGGGCAGGCCGCCCGGGACGCGGGCCTGGGCGAGGACCTCTCGGACGTGCCCGTCCTGATCGGCACGGGGCTGCGCGAGCTGCGTTCCGTGGAGCTGTGGTGGCGCGACGGCACCCCCATGGAGGCGGACCGGCTGCACTTCGACCGCGCCCTGCGGGAACGGTTCGACACGACGGCGACGTACACCTTCGCCAACGCCTGCTCGGCCTCCCTGTACGCGCTCGCGATGGGCACCGACCTGCTCGAACTCGGCGAGGCCGACACGGTGATCGCCGCCGGGGTGGACGTGCTCACCGAGAGCATGTACGGCCTGGTGGAACGGGTCCACCCGGTGCCGCCGGACCGGGTCAGGCCCTTCGACCGCGACCGCACGGGCGCGGTCATGGGGGACGGTGCCGCGGCCGTCGTGCTGCGGCGCGACGACGGGAACCGGCGCGGCAGGGCGCACGGACGGCTGCGCGCGGTCGGCCTGAACTGCGACGCGCACCACGCCACCGCGCCCGACGACGCCGGCATCGCCTCGGCGATCAGGCAGGCACACGACCTGGCCGGCATGAAGCCCAAGGACATCGACCTGGTGATGCTGCACGGCACCGGGACGCTCCTCAACGACGAGGCCGAGGCCACCGCCGTCGCCGAGGTCTTCGGACCGCACGTCGGCAGGCCGCTGATGACCGCGATCAAGTCGATGACCGGCCACACCTCGGGCGCGTCCGGACTGATCGGCATGATCACGGCGATGCGGGCGCTGGAGGAGGGGCGGGTACCGCCCACCCTCGGGCTCTCCCACCCGGTCGAGGAGGCCGCGGGATTCCGGTTCGTCACCGGTGAGGAAGCCGTCGGCGAGATGTCGGTGGCCCAGATCAATGCGTTCGGCTTCGGCGGCATCAACGCCGTCGCGGTCGTGGAGGCGGTCCGTTGAGCACGCTGGTTACCGGGATCGGCATCGCAGTCGCAGGTGTCGAGACCCCCGACGATCTGCTGCGGCCGAAGCCGGAGGGGAGCACCCCCGTCGAGCCGAGGGAACGGCTCGGCCGCAAGGGACTGCGCTACAAGGACCGGGCCACCCAGCTCGGTTACTGCGCGGCCCGCGACGCACTGCGCGAGGCCCGGCTCCTGGACGACGAGGACCGCGCCCCGCGGGGCGACCGGATCGCCGTCGTGGCCAGCTCCAACTACGGGAACCTGGACACGATCTGCCGGACCGTGGAGACCATCGCGGCCGACACCGCGTCCGCCGCGAGCCCGATGGACCTGCCCAACGCCTCCAGCAACGTGCTGGCCTCCTCGGTGGCGATCCGCTTCGGCCTGACCGGGCCCAACCTGATGCTGTGCAACGGGGAGACCTCGGGCACCGACGCGGTGCGCTGGGCGCTCGCCCTGCTCGGCTCGGGCCGCGCGGACCAGGTGCTCGTCCTGGGGGCCGAACCGGACACCGAACCGGCCCGCAGGCTGTCCGGGCTGGACACCGCCTTCGACGGCGCGGCGGCGCTGGTCCTGGAGACGCAGCGCACCGCGGCGTCCCGCGGGGCCCGGGCGCGGGCCGGCATCGACGGGCACGCCCGGGGCACGGACCTGTCGTCCTGCCTGGCCGCGCTCGGCGGTGAGGACGCCCGCGTCCCGGCGGCCTGGCAGGCACCGGACACCGCGCCCGCCGGCGCGGCCGGCCTCCTCGAAGGCGTACGGGACCTGGGACTGGCACAGCAGTGGCGCGGGGCGTCGGGCGCGCTGGGCGTGCTCCAGTGCGCGGCGTCGGCCGGCTGGTTCGCCGCGGGCGGCGCCGGTCCGGTGTACGCCGTGACCGGGGGCGGCGACACGGGCCCCGCCGCGGGCCTGGTCCTGGTGAGCCCCGGAGAGACGGGGTGAGCGGCGGCGAGGCCACGGCCACGCTGCCCGCCCACACCCCCGGCGCCCCGGCGCCCGCCCGGCCCGCCCCGGCCGGCGGCGCCGGGCGGCCGGTGATCCTGCACCGCCACCCGGCCCGGGGCCCCGTGCGCGGCCGGATGCTGCTCCTGCACGGCCTCGGCAACAGCGCGACCGTGTGGGACGGCTTCCTGGCCCACCGCCCGCAGGGCTACGAGGTGTGGTCGGCCGACCTGCCGTGGCGCGGTGCGGGGGTGGACGGCTGGCACCACGTGCCGGACGCCTCCCCGTGGCTGGCCGAAGCGCTGGCCGGGGTGGTGGGCGGCGCGGACGTGGTCGTCGCCCACTCCTTCTCCGCGATGCAGCTGATGTCCCTGATCGACCGCGAACTCGACGCGGGCGGCGACCCGTTCGCCCGCTACGGCATCCGCGGCATGGCGCTCGTCGCCCCGTTCTACCGGCGCAGCCCCGAGGACTTCACCTGGGAGGCCATGACGCGTTACCTGGACGACTTCGAGCGGATCATGGAAGAGGGCATCCGGGTCCACTCCGGTGGAAGGCTGGACCCGGACATCCAGCTGTCGATGGCCCGCCGCGTGTGCGACCGGGTCGGCCCGTACGGCTGGATGCGGTTCGTGGACAGCTATCTGCGCACCCCCTGGCTGCGGGCCGAACGGATCGACGTACCCGTCGTGGTCATCGGCGGTGAACACGATTTCGCGGTGGAGCCGGCCGAGGGACTGAACCTGGCGGCCGAACTCCCCGACGCACAGACCCACATCCTCGCCGACTGCGGGCACTTCCTCATGGCCGAGAGGCCCGAGGAGTTCTCCGCGGTGGTCGGCGACTTCGTCAGCACACTGTCCGCCAGGGCCGGCCGGTGCCGGCCCGGCGACCGAGCCTTTGGAGAGCCGGGCCGATGAGCGACGTGACCGAGACCCAGGTCAAGACCCTTCTGCAGACCCCGACCCGGGTGCAGCTGCGCCCGAGGTTCGAGGGTTCCAACATCTGCACCTGGATCGGCTTCAAGCACGACAACTACCTGGTCGAGGAAGCGATCCTGGAGCACTTCAGGTCCGCGGGCCTGTCCACGCGCAAGCTGTACGAGGAACTCGGCCTCGGGCTGGACTTCGTGGAGATGGACGTCCGCATCCTGAGCTCGCTGCACCTGGACGACCTGGTCACCGCCGACGTGGTGCCGGTCTTCAAGGAGGGCACGGACGGGCTGGCCTTCCGGGTCACGCTGAGCGTCGACCGCGACGGCGCGTCGGTGAAGGCGGTGACCGGCAAGGCGAAGGTGGCGCTGCGGATCGACACCACGTTCCCGCCCGAGCCGGTGCCGGCCCCGCTGGCCCCGCTCGCGGTCGAGCGCCTGGGCACCTCCGAGCCCGGCGCCGCGGCGGCCGTCGCCACGACCACGGACCTCTCCGAGGGCCACGGCACCAACGGGCCCGACCCGGTGCTGGAGCAGCTGACCGCGGGCAGGAACGCGTTCGGCTGGAAGTGGCGGATCCCGTACCCGTACTGCCACTTCACCGAGCGGCTCCAGATGTCCGGCTACCTGCGGCAGATGGAGGAGGTCGTGGACCTCTTCCTGGCCGACCGCGGGCTGTCGATCAAGACGCTCCTCGACGACCGCAAGTGGATCCCGGCCTGCTCGCACTCCCACATCAGGATCCTCGACGAGGCCCTCATGGAGGAGGACCTGTACGTGATCTACACGGTCGAGGAGGTCTTCAAGGACTTCCTCTACCGGTCCCGGTTCGACACGTACGTGGTGCGCGACGGCCACCTGGTGCAGACCGCCACGGGGCACGTCACGCACGGCTACGCCGTCATCGACAGCCGCACCGACTGGCACCTGGTGAACTTCGACGAGCCCGTGCTGCGGGCCCTGCGCGGCGAGTCGGCACCGGACGCATGAACCAGCACCTCCTCATCGAGACGCAGGGGCCCTGGGCCGGCCGGGAGTGCGCGTCCTTCGTGCGCGACGCCACGACCCTGGCCGGCGGCGGCCACCGCACCCGGCTCCTCCTCCTCCAGGAGGGGGTCCTGGGCGCGGTCCCCGGGGAGCTGCCGGAGCTGGAGGGCTACCTGGCGGCGGACGGGGAGCTGCTGGTCGACAGGTACTCGGTCGTACAACGCGGCCTGAAGAAGGAGCAGTTGGTGCCCGAGGCCCGGCTGGTGGACATGGACGAGATCGCCGGGAGCGTACTCGACCCGGTGGTGAAGGTGGTGTGGCACTGACATGGCCAGGGGCAGGAGGGGCATCCCGCACACCGACGTACTGGTCACCCTGATGGGTTCGCCGCACGGTTCCGACATGGTCACCAGCGTGCTGCGGCTCGTGGAGGAGATGCTGCGGCAGGACGCCGCCGTACAGGTCTGGGCGTGCGGTTACGCGACGATGCTCACCCAGGAGGGCCTGGGCGAGTCCAAGCCGCGCAACCTCGCGAACTGGTCCGGCGACTACCCGTCGACCCTCACCGTGATCCGCGGAATGCTCGCGGCGCACCCGGGCCGGCTGCACTGGTACGGCTGCCGGTTCTGCAGCGACGAGCGCGGCGCCGTGGCCCACATCCCCGAAGTCAGGCTGCGGGCGCCCTCCGCCTTCGCGGAGAACGTCGCAGCGGCGGACAAGACCCTGTTCGTGGGGGTGCTCTGACCATGACGACAACCCACACCACCGGCCCCGCGGCCGGTGCCACCGACAACGGCCGGGTCCTCGGCATCGTCGAACGCGCCCACCGCGGCGCGGTGGAGAAGCAGTTCTTCGACGTGCTGTACATGGCGGTCGAGCTCCACCGGCAGCTGGGCGGCATGGACATCCTGCTGCGCGGACCGGCCGTGACCTGCGCGGTGGGGGCGGCCGAGACCGGCCCCCTGCGGTTCGGCGACCGGGTGCTGGACACCCTGACCGACCCGCGCCACGACCTGCGGGTGCTGCTGGACGCCGGGGTGCGGATCTTCGTGCAGGAGGAGGACCTGACGGCCCTCGGATTCACCCCCGGCGACCTGTTCGACGAAGCCGTCCGCCCGGTGCCCGCCGCGGAGATGGCCGGGCGGTGGCCGGAGTACCGGATGGTGAGCTACCTGTGACCGCAGGGCACGCCCGGCCGTTCCCCGGCCGCCCCGTCCCCGGACCTCCCGCCGCCCAGGGCCCCCGCCCAGCCCCCGTAGTCGCCAGTCGCTCCAGCCAAGGAATGGACCTCTCATGACCAAGACTGTGATCTCCGCGTGGTCGGCCGTCTCGCCGTTCGGCATGGGCCGGGACGCCTTCGTGGGCGGATTCCACGACGGCCGGTCCACGGTCGCCCCGGTCGACCGCGAGCAGTGGCAGACGCCCGACGACGAGGTCTGCCTCGTCCCCGGCTTCAGCCCGGCCGCCGCCCTGGGCAAGAAGGGCACGCGCGCCATGGACCGGGCCACCGGCCTCGCGGTCTCGGCGGTGGGCCGGCTGATCGAGGAGTCGCCCTCCGACCCCGCCACCGTCACCGGTGAGGAGGTCGCGCTGGTCCTGGGCACCACCTCGGGCAGCGTGCAGAGCATGATGGACTTCACCCGCGGCGGCCTCGTCTCGGAGAAGCCCTACTTCGTCGACCCGGCGCGCTTCCCCAACGCGGTGATGAACTGCGCCGCCGGACAGTGCGCCATCTGGCACCAGCTCAAGGGCCCCAACACCACCATCGCCGGGGGCCGGGTCTCCGGGCTGCACGCCCTGAAGTACGCCCAGCGGCTGCTGAACGCGGACCGTGCCCGCACCGTGCTGTGCGGCGCCGTCGAGGAGTACGCCGACGCCCGTGCCTGGCTGGACCGGCACGCGCGCGGCGAGGACGAGCACGGCACCATCCACGGCGAGGGCTGCGTGATGCTCCAGATCGAGTCCGAGGGCTCGGCGCAGGGCACCCCGCTGGCGACCGTCCAGGCCGTCGAGGTGGGGGTCTTCGCGGGCGGCGGCGAGAACGCCGCCCCCGTGCTCGACACCTGCGTGCGCCGGGCGCTGGAGCGGTCCGGCACCGACCCGGCCGACGTGTGGATGGTCGCCCCGAGCGGCGCGCGCGGAGCCCTCGGCGACGCCGAACAGTCCGTCCTGGAGTCCCGGTTCGCCCCCACGGCGGTGAACCGCGTGTCGCAGCTGATCGGCGACACCGCCGGGGCGGCGGCCATGTTCCAGATGGCCGCGGTGCTGGCCGTCGCCGAGCGGGCCGAGGCCGCGGGCCGGACCGCGGTCGTCACCGCGGTGGACCGGGACGGCGAGGCGGGCTGCGCGGTGCTGCGACTGGGCTGACCGGTCTTGCGTACCGGTCTTCCGCACCGACAAGAACGTACGGCCAGAACAGCAACGAGAGAGGACACTCCCATGACATCCGCAGTGCAGGCACTGGACCTCGAGCAGCTCCGCGCGCTCATCGCCGAGGTGCTCGACGTCGAGGTCTCGGACATCGCCGACGACACGAACTTCGCCGACGACCTGGAGATCGACTCCCTGATGGCCCTGGAGGTCGTCGTGGTGCTGGAGAAGCGCTACCAGGTCAAGCTCCGCGAGGAGGAGCTCAAGCAGGTCACCTGCCTGAAGGCGGCTTACGACCTGCTGGAGCAGAAGCTGCGGACCTCGCAGTGACCGTCGCCGGACCCGTCGCCGGGTCCGTGACCGGGGTCTCCCCGGTCACGGCCGGCATCCGCGTCGTGCGCCCGGCGACGGCGGAGGAAGGGGGACGCCTGACGGCGGCCACCGTCTGCCGCGTCGACCCCGCCGAACAGATCTTCGCGGGCCACTACCCCGGCTTCCCCATCTTCCCCGGGGTCTGCGTCATCGAATGCGTACGCCGCAGCGCCCTGGCCACCGCGCCCGGCCCGGTCACGCTGGCCGCGGTGGAGTCCGCGCGCTTCCGCGGACCGGTGCTGCCCGGCGACGAACTGTCCATGGAACTCGTCTGGAAGCCCGACGGCCCCGAAGGACGGGACTGGCGGGTCACGGCGACCGCCCGCACCGACCGGGGCGACGCCGCGTCGATCCGGCTGGGCTTCAGAACGGGAGGCCGGCCGTGATCGGTACCGTCGAACTGCGCCGGCTGCTGCCGCACCGCTTCCCGATGCTGCTGGTGGACCGGGTCGACGAACTGGTGCCCGGCGAGCGACTGGTCGCCCGCAAGGCCGTCACCTGCAACGAACCCTGGTACGCCGCGCTCCCGCAGGACGCCGGGCCGCAGGACCACCACTACCCCGAGGTGCTGCTCGTGGAGTCGTGGTGCCAGGCGGCGGGCGTCCTGGCCACCTGGGACGACCCCAACCCGGACGTGCTGAACGGGCAGGTGATGCTGTTCGGCGGCGTCAGCGACGCCCGGTTCGAACGGCCCGTGTTCCCCGGTGACGTGGTGGAGCACCGGGTCCGGGTCTACCGGGTGCTGAGCGACACGATGATCTTCGAGGGCGAGTCGCTCGTGGACGGCGAAACGGTCATGACCGTCGCGAGGGCCACGATGGCGTTCCGCCCGGCGGAGCAGCTCCGCGCGGCCACCGGGACCTAGGGTCCTTCGTCCGCCGGTCACGACACCAGCGCCGGTCACGGTTATTCACAGAAGGAGAAACGGGTGGGAGACAAGCCGTCCCGCGTCGCGCTCGTCAGCGGCGGATCACGGGGCATCGGAAGAGCAGCGGTGCTGCGCCTGGCCCAGGACGGCCACGACGTGGCCTTCTGCTACCGGTCCGACGCCGAGGCCGCGCAGGCGCTGGAGAAGGAGGTGTCCGAACTGGGCGTGCGGGCCCTCGCGGTCCGTACCGACGTCACCGACGCCCAGGCGGTGCGCGACCTGACCGAGCGCACCGAGGACGAACTCGGACCGATCGACGTCCTCGTCACCTCGGCCGGCATCACCAGCGACAACCCGCTGCTGCTGATGACCGACGAGCAGTGGCACAACGTGCTGGACACCAACCTGGACGGCGTCTACCACGTCTGCCGGGCCGCCATCTTCGCGATGATGAAGCGGAAGTCCGGCTGCGTCGTCAACGTCTCGTCGGTCGCCGGGGTCTACGGCAACGCACGGCAGACCAACTACTCGGCGTCCAAGGCCGGCATCATCGGCTTCACCAAGGCCCTCGCCAAGGAGACCGGGCCGTACGGCATCCGCGCCAACGTCGTGGCGCCCGGCTTCATCGACACGGACATGACCTCCGCGCTCCAGGGCGGGGTCAAGGACCGGGCGCTGAAGTCGATCCCGCTGGGCCGGATGGGCCGGGCCGAGGAAGTCGCCGACCTCATCGCCTACCTGGCCTCCGACCGCGCCGCGTACATCACCGGTTCCGTCTTCCAGATCGACGGCGGAATCACCATCTAGTGCCATGACCGGCAACGCCCGCCCCAGGGGCCGGGCCTGCCGGGAGGGGTACCCAGCCACCGGAAGGACGGCCATGGCCAAGCGCGGCCCACGCTGGTACTTCAATTTCCGCAGCCCGTACTCCTGGCTGGCCCACCGGGACCTGGTGGACCGGCACGGCGACGTCGCCGACGCCGTCGAGTGGATCCCGTACTGGGACCCGGACCCGCGCAGCGAGAAGGCGCTGGCCGGGGCGGGCGGCTCGTTCCTCTACACCCCGATGTCGCGGGAGAAGCACTTCTACGTGCTGACCGACGTGCGCAGGCTCGCGGCCGACCGGGGCCTGACCGTGTCCTGGCCCGTCGACCGCGAACCCGTGTGGGAGGTCTCGCACCTCGCGTACTACCTGGCTGCGGACCGGGGCCTCGGGCCCCGGTACGTCGACCTCGTCTACCGCGCGCGCTTCCAGGACGGCAGGAACATCTCGGACCCCGAGGTGATCGCCGACGTGGCCGGGCGGATCGGCCTCGACCCGGCAGCGGCGGCTGCCGCGGCCGAGGACCCGGAGCTGCGGTCCCGGTCCACCGAGGCGCTCATGTCGGCCTACAAGGACGGGGTGTTCGGCCCGCCCTTCCTCATCGCGGGGCGCGAGAAGTTCTGGGGCCTGGACCGGCTCGACCGGTTCGCCGACGCCGTACGCGCCACCGCGCCGGCCCGGCCCGGAACGGTCGCGCCGGTGCCCGAAGAAGCCCTGTCGACCACCGCCTCGGGAGACCTGGGGCACGCCGGAGGCTGCGGCTGACGGTCCGCCGTCGAGCCGCGTACGAAACCACGAAGCACACGATCCGAGGAGAACACACGATGTCGACCAACCCGTTCGAGGACAAGGACGCCACCTACCTGGTGCTCGTCAACGACGAGGGCCAGCACTCGCTGTGGCCGGTCTTCGCCGAGGTGCCGGCCGGATGGACCGTCGCCCTCAAGGAGTCCAGCCACGACGACGCGCTCGCGTACATCGAGGAGAACTGGACCGACATGCGGCCCAAGAGCCTCGTCGCGGCGATGGAGAGCCCCGCCGCGTGACGGACCGTCCGCGCGGCGCCGTACCGGTGTGACGGAACCACGGCCGTCACACCGGCACGGCGCACGAGGACAGGGGAACGGCCCCGGAACCCAGCAGGGTTCCGGGGCCGCCGTCGTCGCGGAGGGTCCGCGCAGCGCGTGCCGGCCGCGCTCAGTGCATGCAGGCCGCGCTCAGTGCGTGCCGACCGCCGTCAGGGACAGCCGCTCGTCGACCCGGCGTCCGAACTCCTCGGTGTCGGCCGTCAGATAGAAGTGGTCGCCGGAGAAGACCCGGAGGTTGAAGGAGCCCGACGTGGTGTCGGACCACGCCCGGGTCTCCTCGACCGTGACGTCGCAGTCCGCGTCGCCGACCCAGGCCTCCACCGGGGCGGTGATCCGCAGGGAGGGGTCGGGCCGGTAGCTCCCCATGAGGGCGAAGTCGCCCCGGATCGCGGGCATCAGCAGCTCCCGCATCTCGGGGCTGTCCAGGAACTTCGTGCCGTCGCCGCCCAGCCGCTCCACCTCCGCCAGGAGTCCCGCGTCCCCGCCCAGGTGCGCCCGGTTGCTGCGGTAACGGGCCGGCGGCTGCTGGCCCGAGACGAACACCACGGCCGGCACGACACCGTGCCGGTGCTCCAGCCGGTGCGCCACCTCGAACGCCACCGACGCCCCCATGCTGTGCCCGAACAGCGCCAGCGGCTGCTCCGTCACCGGCAGCAGCGCCTCGGTGAGCGCGTCGGCGAGCTCGCCCATCCGCGTCACGCACGGATCGCCCAGCCGGTCCTGCCGCCCGGGGTAGCAGGCGCCCAGCAGCTCCACGTCGTCCGGCAGCCACTGCGGCCAGTTGCGGAACATGCTGGCGGCCCCGCCCGCGTGCGGCAGGCCCACCAGCCGCAGCCGCGGCCGCGGCACCCGCTTGAAGCGGCGGAACCACACATCGGTCTGCTCGGACATCCCTCTACCTCCGTCGTACGTCATCACTGGCTCGACAACTCTCCCAGTGCACCCGGCACGGCGTGGCTCTTCGTCCGGTCTGCAACAACGTGCACTCCTGCGAGAGTTGTCCGTTGCGCGAGTCAGGATGAGTACTCGCGCGCCTCCCGCGCGCTTCGCCGTGACGACCGACGGCGGCAGGGCCCCGCCCCGCCGCCGCATGCCGGTGTCCCAGAACACGACCGAGGGTGGTTCCCGTTGTCCGACGTCCAGGACCTTCTTCTGCCTCTGACCGCTGCCCAGTCCGGCATCTGGTTCGCGCAGGAGCTCGACCCTGCCAACGTCATCTACAACGCGGGTGAGTACCTGGAGATCCACGGCCAGGTCGACGTCCCGCTGTTCGAGACGGCGCTGCGGCAGGTGCTGGCCGAGGCGGAGTGCCTCCGGGTGCGTTTCGTGGACACGCCCGACGGGCCCCGCCAGCGGATCGAGCCGACCCTCGACTGGTCGCTGCCCGTCACCGACGTGTCCGCCGCACCGGACCCGCGCGCGGCGGCCGAACTGCGGATGCGGGACCTGCTCGCCACCCCCAAGGACATCAGGCACGACCACCTCTTCGACTTCGAACTGTTCCGGATCGCCGACGACCGCTACCTGTGGCTGCACGCCTACCACCACAGCGCCGTCGACGGCTTCACCGTGGCGCTCGTGGCCCAGCGCGTCGCCGAGGTCTACACCGCGCTGGCCGAGGGCATCGAGGCGGGCGCCTGCCCCTTCGCCCCGCTGAGCGACCTCGTCGAGGCCGACCTGGCCTATCGCGCCTCCGAGCGGTTCGCCAAGGACCGCGCCTACTGGACGGACCGGCTCGCC encodes the following:
- a CDS encoding beta-ketoacyl-[acyl-carrier-protein] synthase family protein yields the protein MTSFSTDEPDSAQRVVLSGFGVFSSIGIGADAFAEGLRAGRSGAKPITSFDTTGFAYANGCEVSDFDPGRWIRNQELEQLGRAARFSVAAARMATEDAGLAPEELRTRRGLISIGTTDGESRDLDGLVETEIRTGPQDMDPTVARRVRAGRLSTAIAHELGLTDVEAVTIPTACAAGNYAIGYGYDAVRAGEVDFALCGGADALCRKTFAGFYRLGTIAPERCQPFDADRKGILTGEGAGVLVLESLASARARGARIYAEVLGYGLNCDAHHQVAPNGASVGRAMRLALDNAGVKPEEVDLISAHGTGTKANDVTEAQAIREVFGEAPRTVSIKSMIGHTMGAASALSAIACSLAIVHGFIPPTINHVRTDPECDVDCVPNEAVEADLRVVLNNGLAFGGNNAVVALGKYEEQVR
- a CDS encoding acyl carrier protein, coding for MSTVVAERQEKIKDIVCDILEIEPEDVTETSLFKEDHDADSLRAIEILASLEKEFHIEIDQAELGRMVNLKSVYQVVSDIAGW
- a CDS encoding beta-ketoacyl synthase N-terminal-like domain-containing protein translates to MSWLVGGVGAVAGVGRDPRELFDGLCAGRSAHAELRGFDRSRYAARYAYEIDDRPVPGADVPGRATKWLLEAVGQAARDAGLGEDLSDVPVLIGTGLRELRSVELWWRDGTPMEADRLHFDRALRERFDTTATYTFANACSASLYALAMGTDLLELGEADTVIAAGVDVLTESMYGLVERVHPVPPDRVRPFDRDRTGAVMGDGAAAVVLRRDDGNRRGRAHGRLRAVGLNCDAHHATAPDDAGIASAIRQAHDLAGMKPKDIDLVMLHGTGTLLNDEAEATAVAEVFGPHVGRPLMTAIKSMTGHTSGASGLIGMITAMRALEEGRVPPTLGLSHPVEEAAGFRFVTGEEAVGEMSVAQINAFGFGGINAVAVVEAVR
- a CDS encoding TauD/TfdA family dioxygenase, with the translated sequence MSVDVGNVLDRKTGIVLTEEEKTELEIVASHVSGIQPRAVDDRFWIDSARDLSALLPVRLRQTLRRFVRDPGADAMLLLRNLPVAPESLPDTPGKAGSVQRTSTLPASVLALISLQLGELMAFREEKGGALVQDVVPVPGMEDFQGNAGATQLTMHVENAFHPLRPDLVGLMCLRNDHDNVAGLRIASIRNALPLLSEETRRVLHEPRFVTAPPASFGGLQSLPEPHGILSGDPEDPDVKVDFTSTEALDPEAERAMAELGEVFVEVRKTLILEPGDLAYVDNRLALHGRTAFRPRYDGRDRWLQRAFVQLDLRRSRPRRAGDGHVQSSAA
- a CDS encoding alpha/beta hydrolase; protein product: MSGGEATATLPAHTPGAPAPARPAPAGGAGRPVILHRHPARGPVRGRMLLLHGLGNSATVWDGFLAHRPQGYEVWSADLPWRGAGVDGWHHVPDASPWLAEALAGVVGGADVVVAHSFSAMQLMSLIDRELDAGGDPFARYGIRGMALVAPFYRRSPEDFTWEAMTRYLDDFERIMEEGIRVHSGGRLDPDIQLSMARRVCDRVGPYGWMRFVDSYLRTPWLRAERIDVPVVVIGGEHDFAVEPAEGLNLAAELPDAQTHILADCGHFLMAERPEEFSAVVGDFVSTLSARAGRCRPGDRAFGEPGR
- a CDS encoding beta-ketoacyl synthase N-terminal-like domain-containing protein, whose amino-acid sequence is MSTLVTGIGIAVAGVETPDDLLRPKPEGSTPVEPRERLGRKGLRYKDRATQLGYCAARDALREARLLDDEDRAPRGDRIAVVASSNYGNLDTICRTVETIAADTASAASPMDLPNASSNVLASSVAIRFGLTGPNLMLCNGETSGTDAVRWALALLGSGRADQVLVLGAEPDTEPARRLSGLDTAFDGAAALVLETQRTAASRGARARAGIDGHARGTDLSSCLAALGGEDARVPAAWQAPDTAPAGAAGLLEGVRDLGLAQQWRGASGALGVLQCAASAGWFAAGGAGPVYAVTGGGDTGPAAGLVLVSPGETG